In one Pseudomonas sp. SG20056 genomic region, the following are encoded:
- a CDS encoding glutamine synthetase family protein has product MTAEGFLEGRRLQLARGVLLQCIMGGYPAPCYYGSDDGDLALNAEPTQIHRLPWSETPRALAICDADELDGRSSGLSTRGLLKQVIARYASHGWQPVVATELEFFVFSRNADPLQPFQPPLGLDGRREDGGSAFSVSSNNGLRPFFREVYQCMAALGLPRDTFMHEMGVSQFEINLLHGDPLLLADQTFLFKHLLKEVALKHGLTVVCMAKPLAHTPGSSMHIHQSVVEQGSGRNIFSAADGQATPAFYHFIAGQQAAMADFTLLFAPHVNSYQRLCHPYASPNNACWSEDNRAAGLRIPASAPVARRVENRLPGADANPYLALAASLAAGLYGIEQKLQPSAPIQGEFEVPDELALPCTMHAAIERLKRSTLALELFGKEFIEGYIASKTLELTSFFDEITPWERRVLAAHA; this is encoded by the coding sequence ATGACGGCTGAGGGTTTTCTGGAGGGGCGACGCTTGCAGTTGGCGCGCGGGGTTTTACTGCAATGCATCATGGGTGGCTATCCAGCGCCGTGTTATTACGGCAGCGATGACGGTGACCTGGCATTGAATGCTGAGCCGACGCAGATTCATCGGCTGCCTTGGAGTGAAACGCCGCGTGCGTTGGCCATCTGTGATGCCGATGAACTGGATGGGCGCAGCTCCGGTTTGTCGACCCGCGGCCTGCTTAAACAGGTGATTGCGCGTTATGCCAGTCATGGCTGGCAGCCAGTGGTGGCGACCGAGCTGGAGTTTTTTGTATTTTCCCGCAATGCCGATCCGCTGCAGCCGTTTCAGCCGCCGCTGGGGCTCGATGGCCGGCGTGAAGATGGCGGCTCGGCCTTCAGCGTCAGCTCCAACAATGGCTTGCGCCCGTTCTTCCGTGAGGTCTATCAGTGCATGGCGGCGCTGGGTCTGCCGCGCGATACCTTTATGCACGAGATGGGTGTCAGCCAGTTCGAGATCAACCTGTTGCACGGCGATCCGCTGCTGCTGGCCGATCAGACCTTTCTGTTCAAACACCTGCTCAAGGAGGTCGCGCTCAAGCACGGGCTCACTGTGGTTTGCATGGCCAAGCCGCTGGCGCATACGCCGGGCAGCTCCATGCATATTCATCAGAGCGTGGTGGAGCAGGGCAGTGGGCGGAATATCTTCAGCGCGGCCGATGGCCAGGCAACGCCGGCGTTTTACCACTTTATCGCCGGACAGCAGGCGGCCATGGCCGATTTCACTCTGCTATTTGCCCCGCATGTAAATTCCTATCAGCGCCTTTGTCATCCTTATGCTTCGCCGAACAACGCCTGCTGGTCGGAGGATAATCGCGCCGCCGGTCTGCGTATTCCCGCCAGTGCGCCTGTGGCGCGGCGGGTGGAGAATCGCTTGCCGGGCGCCGATGCCAATCCTTATCTGGCGTTGGCGGCGAGCCTTGCAGCGGGTCTGTATGGGATTGAGCAGAAGCTGCAGCCCAGTGCGCCGATTCAGGGTGAGTTCGAAGTGCCGGACGAATTGGCGCTACCCTGTACCATGCATGCCGCGATTGAACGTCTCAAACGCAGTACGCTGGCACTGGAACTGTTCGGCAAAGAGTTCATCGAAGGCTACATTGCCAGTAAGACATTGGAGCTCACCAGCTTCTTTGACGAAATTACCCCGTGGGAGCGCCGTGTATTGGCGGCTCACGCCTAG